A single window of Nicotiana sylvestris chromosome 3, ASM39365v2, whole genome shotgun sequence DNA harbors:
- the LOC104215734 gene encoding F-box protein PP2-A13, with amino-acid sequence MGAGFSSLEDREKLASDGSSKPGLEDLPESCIALVLTHLDPIEICKFASLNTTFRQASLTDYVWETKLPENFQFLVENLWDEDSCSDSLTKKEIFARLCRPNHFGSSNKAFWLEKNRGVCVCISWKDMKITGIEDRRYWSHISSDESRFGTVAFLKQIWWVEVEGNLEFEFPVGNYSLFFRLQLGKNSRKILGRRICNVEQVHGWNIKPVQFKLSSSNGQHATAQYFLNEPGKWIQYHVGDFVVENSTMPTKLNFSMAQIDCTHTKGGLSLDSVLILPAEIGSRKVG; translated from the exons ATGGGGGCTGGATTTTCTAGCTTAGAGGATCGTGAGAAATTAGCAAGTGATGGTTCCTCAAAGCCTGGCCTTGAAGATTTGCCAGAGAGCTGCATAGCTTTGGTCCTTACGCACCTCGACCCCATTGAGATCTGTAAATTTGCTAGCTTGAATACAACATTTCGTCAAGCTTCCTTGACTGATTATGTATGGGAAACAAAGTTGCCTGAAAATTTTCAATTTCTTGTGGAAAACCTCTGGGACGAAGATTCATGTTCCGACAGCTTAACCAAGAAAGAGATATTTGCCAGGTTATGTCGTCCGAATCACTTTGGCAGCAGCAACAAG GCGTTTTGGCTGGAAAAGAATAGAGGGGTATGTGTGTGTATATCGTGGAAGGATATGAAGATAACAGGCATAGAAGACCGGAGATATTGGAGCCATATCTCTTCTGATGAATCAAG ATTCGGTACAGTTGCATTTCTTAAACAAATATGGTGGGTAGAAGTGGAAGGAAACCTCGAATTCGAATTCCCAGTAGGGAATTACAGCCTATTCTTTCGTCTGCAGCTGGGAAAAAATTCGAGAAAAATACTAGGCCGACGAATCTGCAATGTTGAACAAGTCCATGGCTGGAATATCAAACCGGTGCAGTTTAAATTATCATCATCAAATGGTCAACATGCCACTGCACAGTATTTTTTGAATGAGCCAGGAAAATGGATACAATATCATGTGGGAGATTTTGTGGTGGAAAATTCTACCATGCCAACAAAGTTAAACTTCTCAATGGCTCAAATTGATTGCACCCACACGAAAGGTGGTCTTTCCTTAGACTCTGTGCTCATTCTCCCTGCTGAGATTGGATCAAGAAAAGTAGGTTAA